From a single Myxocyprinus asiaticus isolate MX2 ecotype Aquarium Trade chromosome 33, UBuf_Myxa_2, whole genome shotgun sequence genomic region:
- the LOC127423697 gene encoding uncharacterized protein LOC127423697, producing MVATRRGTRLGSPTKMTSDEASGVTVPTPSTRRTLRRTILEENQSQSELTGDSQPDEPKDDSAAPSLRASPLKQETRRSRRLPANKKQPDSTHEADVSESESCCSVVADVQVTPRTRRRTMIWEKPKGTAQDEASDAKSCLSSVSMTRSCRATRSLKKPAQTPAASNAAKDNDGGDLSGAESCSSVLFLKVPDTRRITRSHRKTAVASTEADPSEPESCSSSVSGLWGSMVRRSTRNQKVKLTRPIPLNFEDTTDTPSSPRSSRTRGCRRKAKSGVEEEVYDSDGCKSGPSMSPWRSTRRQAKLDTLVGESDSESVATDICTSQGSPSSLRGRGTPCRSRTGSTSSNRAVPGTRTRSKARDTPDLSISLTTLSTMPEKEREAEEHELVPPQPENVLGEDKKLEDTVKQLDHTMTMDTSKAKESNTIEDTVGELTLVLEQDETVESSASAEVDLLEPQSTQETESQFRAVIVFETVNLKDCGTETHTDREAVAEMDLTVIEGKGDTGDFAVEDYEPEFVEANHAVDVQACYEHAMDDTVGAIPEDHVLAIAEKIVTDVEELEESIGCERGIVAIKDHSDTVKATVDETSIILTEVEGPSSSLNTQADLTTTEEPSKEAPSQRGMISLLDGSEDEESGEGLSPDEEEGGRSQEAEDMPSEELMYPDGNQMSVEAAAHSNGLFVIDTRPGLRPDEKYYVDVKQTEEEDEEDFVDEAGDDDDDEDSRVLFASRKPLTQLSSSIDTGLKMKELGGLYISFDGSKPAKSLSNSLETQKDQNNLDELLKKSVIIPDLEKKDAVPPYKESKHAAKLKRKVEREKTTGDGWFNMKAPELTEELKNDLKALKMRSAMDPKRFYKKNDRDGFPKYFQVGTVVDSPVDFYNSRIPKKQRKRTIVEELLADAEFRSYNKKKYQEIMTEKEAHAAGKMHKKKHKFHKKKMNK from the exons ATGGTGGCCACTAGGAGAGGTACACGCTTGGGTTCCCCAACTAAAATGACCAGCGATGAAGCTTCTGGAGTCACG GTGCCCACTCCTTCGACCAGAAGAACACTACGTAGAACTATATTGGAGGAGAACCAGTCGCAGTCAGAACTCACTGGTGACTCTCAGCCAGATGAGCCAAAAGATGACAGTGCTGCCCCTTCCTTACGAGCAAGTCCACTTAAGCAAGAGACTAGAAGATCCAGGCGTCTTCCTGCAAATAAAAAACAGCCTGACTCTACCCATGAAGCTGATGTCTCGGAATCAGAATCCTGCTGCTCTGTAGTTGCAGATGTGCAGGTGACACCTAGAACTCGTAGAAGAACTATGATCTGGGAGAAACCAAAAGGCACAGCACAGGACGAAGCATCTGACGCTAAATCCTGCTTATCTTCAGTTTCTATGACCCGTTCATGCAGGGCAACACGTAGTCTAAAGAAACCCGCTCAGACTCCAGCAGCCTCTAACGCTGCAAAGGATAATGATGGTGGCGATTTGTCAGGGGCGGAGTCTTGCAGCTCTGTTCTGTTTCTCAAAGTTCCGGACACTCGTAGGATAACCAGAAGCCACAGGAAAACTGCGGTTGCCTCCACCGAAGCAGACCCATCAGAACCAGAGTCATGCTCGTCCAGTGTTTCTGGCCTTTGGGGTTCCATGGTCCGTAGGTCCACACGAAACCAGAAGGTAAAACTAACCAGACCAATCCCTTTGAACTTTGAAGATACCACAGACACCCCTTCCTCTCCAAGGTCCAGCAGAACAAGAGGCTGTAGACGCAAGGCAAAGTCAGGAGTTGAAGAAGAGGTATATGACTCGGACGGATGCAAATCTGGTCCTAGTATGAGTCCCTGGAGGTCCACTAGGCGTCAAGCCAAACTAGACACTCTGGTTGGCGAGTCTGATTCTGAATCAGTTGCTACTGATATCTGCACCTCTCAAGGTAGTCCAAGCTCTTTAAGAGGAAGGGGAACTCCTTGTAGAAGCCGAACCGGCTCTACCAGTAGTAACCGGGCTGTTCCTGGAACCAGGACAAGAAGCAAAGCAAGAGATACCCCTGATTTGAGCATCTCTTTAACAACTCTTTCCACCATGCCTGAGAAAGAACGAGAGGCAGAGGAACATGAGCTAGTACCTCCCCAACCTGAAAATGTTCTAGGAGAAGACAAGAAACTCGAGGACACAGTGAAACAACTTGACCACACCATGACCATGGACACAAGTAAAGCCAAGGAGAGCAACACGATTGAGGACACAGTTGGAGAACTCACTCTAGTTCTCGAGCAAGATGAGACTGTCGAAAGCAGTGCAAGTGCAGAAGTCGATTTGCTGGAACCTCAGAGCACGCAAGAGACCGAGTCTCAATTTAGAGCTGTGATTGTGTTTGAAACTGTCAACTTGAAGGACTGTGGGACCGAAACGCACACCGATCGAGAAGCCGTGGCTGAAATGGATCTTACAGTAATTGAAGGTAAAGGAGATACAGGAGATTTTGCAGTGGAAGACTATGAGCCAGAGTTTGTGGAAGCAAACCATGCTGTTGATGTTCAGGCATGTTATGAGCATGCCATGGATGATACAGTAGGTGCCATCCCAGAGGATCATGTATTAGCTATAGCTGAGAAGATTGTGACCGATGTTGAGGAACTTGAGGAGAGTATTGGTTGTGAGAGAGGCATAGTAGCTATCAAAGATCATAGTGACACCGTTAAGGCAACTGTGGATGAAACTTCTATAATTTTGACTGAAGTGGAAGGTCCCTCTTCAAGCTTGAATACTCAAGCAGATTTGACTACTACAGAGGAACCATCTAAGGAAGCTCCTTCACAGAGAGGAATGATCAGTTTACTAGATGGCAGCGAGGATGAGGAGAGTGGTGAAGGTCTGTCTCCAGATGAAGAGGAGGGGGGTCGTTCACAGGAAGCTGAGGACATGCCGAGTGAAGAATTGATGTACCCTGATGGAAATCAGATGTCAGTAGAAGCAGCAGCTCACAGTAATGGACTGTTTGTCATAGACACTAGGCCTGGACTACGGCCTGATGAAAAGTACTATGTTGATGTAAAGCAAACAGAGGAAGAGGACGAGGAAGATTTTGTTGACGAAGCAGGAGATGACGACGATGATGAAGATTCAAGAGTGCTCTTTGCGTCCAGAAAGCCTTT GACACAATTATCCAGTTCCATTGACACAGGTCTCAAAATGAAGGAACTTGGTGGTTTGTACATCAGTTTTGATGGCAGCAAGCCAGCAAAGAGTCTTTCCAACAGTTTGGAAACTCAGAAGGACCAGAACAATCTGGATGAG cTGCTGAAGAAGAGTGTTATCATTCCCGATTTGGAGAAGAAAGATGCAGTGCCTCCTTACAAGGAATCAAAGCATGCTGCTAAACTCAAGCGCAAG GTGGAAAGAGAAAAGACTACTGGGGATGGCTGGTTCAACATGAAAGCCCCTGAATTAACAGAAGAGCTCAAAAATGACCTTAAGGCATTGAAGATGCGCTCGGCCATGGACCCAAAGCGCTTCTACAAGAAGAATGACAGAGACGGATTTCCCAAGTACTTTCAG GTTGGCACAGTGGTTGACAGCCCAGTGGACTTTTATAATTCCCGAATTCCGAAGAAACAAAGGAAAAGGACAATTGTGGAAGAGCTGCTTGCTGATGCAGAGTTTAGAAG CTATAACAAAAAGAAATATCAAGAGATCATGACAGAAAAAGAAGCACATGCTGCTGGCAAGATGCACAAAAAGAAGCATAAatttcataaaaagaaaatgaataaataa